A window of Ictidomys tridecemlineatus isolate mIctTri1 chromosome 1, mIctTri1.hap1, whole genome shotgun sequence contains these coding sequences:
- the Prelid1 gene encoding PRELI domain-containing protein 1, mitochondrial, with the protein MVKYFLGQSVLRSSWDQVFAAFWQRYPNPYSKHVLTEDIVHREVTPDQKLLSRRLLTKTNRMPRWAERLFPANVAHSVYILEDSVVDPQNQTMTTFTWNINHARLMVVEERCVYRVNSDNSGWTEIRREAWVSSSLFGVSRAVQEFGLARFKSNVTKTMKGFEYILAKLQGEAPSKTLVETAKEAKEKAKETALAATEKAKDLASKAATKQQQQQQQQYV; encoded by the exons ATGGTGAAGTATTTCCTGGGCCAGAGCGTGCTCCGAAGTTCCTGGGACCAAGTGTTCGCTGCCTTCTGGCAGCGGTACCCGAATCCCTATAG CAAACATGTCTTAACGGAAGACATAGTACACCGGGAGGTGACCCCTGACCAGAAGCTCCTGTCCCGGAGACTCCTGACCAAGACCAACAGGATGCCCCGCTGGGCAGAGCGACTGTTTCCTGCCAATGTTGCTCACTCGGTGTACATCCTGGAGGACTCTGTTGTGGACCCACAGAATCAGACCATGACCACCTTCACCTGGAACATCAACCATGCCCGGCTGATG GTGGTGGAGGAACGATGTGTTTACCGTGTGAACTCTGACAACAGTGGCTGGACCGAAATCCGCCGGGAAGCCTGGGTCTCCTCTAGTTTATTTGGTGTCTCTAGAGCTGTCCAG GAATTTGGTCTCGCCCGGTTCAAAAGCAATGTGACCAAGACTATGAAGGGTTTTGAATACATCTTGGCCAAGTTGCAAG GTGAGGCCCCTTCCAAAACACTTGTTGAGACAGCCAAGGAAGCCAAGGAGAAGGCAAAGGAGACAGCACTGGCAGCTACAGAGAAAGCCAAGGACCTTGCCAGCAAGGCTGCCaccaagcagcagcagcagcagcagcagcagtatgTGTAG
- the Mxd3 gene encoding max dimerization protein 3, whose protein sequence is MEPVSSNIQVLLQAAEFLERREREAEHGYASLCPHRSPGPIHRRRKQHPQAPGALDSGRSVHNELEKRRRAQLKRCLEQLKQQMPLGTDCARYTTLNLLRRARMHIQKLEEQELRARRLKEKLRSKQRSLQRQLEQLRGLPVGERLRADSLDSSGLSSERSDSDQEELEVDVESLVFGGEAELLRGFSAGQEHSYSHSTCDWL, encoded by the exons ATGGAACCTGTGTCTAGCAACATCCAGGTCCTGCTGCAAGCGGCTGAGTTCCTGGAGCGCCGTGAGAGAG AGGCAGAGCATGGCTACGCGTCCCTGTGCCCGCATCGCAGTCCGGGCCCCATCCACAGGAGGAGGAAGCAACACCCGCAAGCTCCCGGAGCTCTGGACAGTGGGCG GTCTGTGCACAACGAGCTGGAGAAGCGTAG GAGGGCCCAGCTGAAGCGATGCCTGGAGCAGCTGAAGCAGCAGATGCCCCTGGGGACTGACTGTGCCCGATACACCACATTGAACCTGCTGCGTAGAGCCAGGATGCACATTCAG AAGCTAGAGGAACAGGAGCTGAGGGCTCGGCGGCTCAAGGAGAAGCTGCGCAGCAAACAGCGGAGCCTGCAGAGGCAGCTGGAGCAGCTCCGGGGGCTGCCAGTAGGTGAGAGGTTGCGAGCGGATAGCCTGGACTCTTCAGGCCTCTCTTCTGAGCGCTCGGACTCGGACCAAG AGGAGCTGGAGGTGGATGTGGAGAGCCTGGTGTTTGGGGGTGAGGCCGAGCTGCTGCGGGGCTTCAGCGCGGGCCAGGAGCACAGCTACTCGCACAGCACCTGTGACTGGCTATGA